The Niallia alba genome includes a window with the following:
- a CDS encoding permease, protein MSEVVTKVLLEFLSLSKNLLVLFIGISFFISIIQPYVPFEKVEKWMSSKNPFLANLAGALLGFITPFCSCSTVPLLVTMINRKVPFQTVMTFLFSSPLLDPWILGLMAYIYGLKVTIVYSVTTFVFSMIIGWYLDKKNYKEQVKNVVIKGVLPEQDEKRRKDFKLNIKESIKETIDLIRSVLVYILIGALVGAIIKEAVPTNFFNLISEHNQLWVIPLAAIIGIPLYVRLSTMLPLAQALMVNGFPIAPTMALLIGGAGASLPEIIMLKSIFRTKLISAFVISVFLMATVSGYLFLILT, encoded by the coding sequence ATGTCAGAGGTGGTAACAAAGGTATTATTAGAATTTCTTTCATTAAGTAAGAACTTATTAGTATTATTTATTGGTATTTCATTCTTTATTAGCATTATTCAACCCTATGTACCATTTGAAAAAGTAGAAAAATGGATGAGCAGTAAGAATCCGTTTTTAGCCAACTTAGCGGGAGCTTTACTAGGATTTATCACCCCTTTTTGTTCTTGCTCCACTGTACCATTATTGGTTACGATGATTAATCGTAAAGTACCTTTCCAAACTGTTATGACTTTTTTATTTAGCTCTCCATTATTAGATCCATGGATTTTAGGCTTAATGGCATATATTTATGGACTTAAGGTAACCATTGTTTATTCCGTTACAACATTTGTCTTCTCCATGATTATCGGGTGGTACTTAGACAAAAAGAATTACAAAGAACAAGTTAAAAATGTAGTCATTAAAGGTGTTCTTCCAGAGCAAGATGAAAAACGTAGAAAAGATTTCAAATTGAATATTAAGGAATCCATTAAGGAGACAATAGATTTAATCCGCTCCGTTCTAGTATATATATTAATTGGGGCATTAGTAGGAGCCATTATCAAAGAAGCCGTGCCAACTAACTTCTTTAACCTTATCTCTGAACATAATCAATTATGGGTAATTCCTTTGGCAGCTATTATTGGGATTCCTCTATATGTTCGTCTATCAACAATGTTACCACTAGCTCAAGCCTTAATGGTTAATGGATTCCCAATTGCTCCTACTATGGCATTGCTGATAGGAGGTGCTGGAGCAAGTTTACCGGAAATAATAATGTTGAAAAGTATCTTCCGTACTAAATTAATAAGTGCTTTTGTAATATCTGTATTCCTAATGGCTACTGTATCTGGATATTTATTTTTAATACTAACTTAA
- a CDS encoding MarR family winged helix-turn-helix transcriptional regulator, which produces MTNMEIGQDLYQFRQMLQILIRRFGLLEKEGAQCCGVSLVQSHILFEVDRIKNPSLNDLSSSLGLDNSTLSRHIQGLVDRNLVSRIQSSTDRRYVTITLTSEGKKYEDDIAKQMNIYNQEILSNIPVNKRGQVLESIDLILEAMQNSSCC; this is translated from the coding sequence ATGACTAACATGGAAATAGGGCAAGATTTGTATCAATTTCGTCAAATGCTTCAGATTTTAATTCGTCGTTTTGGATTACTTGAAAAAGAAGGTGCCCAATGTTGTGGGGTTTCTTTAGTGCAAAGTCATATATTATTTGAAGTAGATCGTATTAAAAATCCTTCATTAAATGATTTGTCATCATCGCTCGGTTTAGATAACAGTACATTAAGCCGCCACATTCAAGGTTTAGTAGATCGCAATTTAGTAAGTCGTATCCAATCTTCTACTGATCGTAGATACGTAACCATTACACTTACTTCTGAAGGAAAGAAATATGAAGATGATATTGCCAAACAAATGAATATATACAATCAAGAAATCCTCTCTAACATACCTGTAAATAAGCGTGGTCAAGTTTTAGAAAGTATTGATTTAATTCTGGAGGCTATGCAAAACAGCAGTTGCTGTTAA
- a CDS encoding carboxymuconolactone decarboxylase family protein has product MLSLNPQLNSIFDTFFNEAVEGGTLPEREKVVAILTSATLLNDQGALKNAVLMAKQLGFNSEEIGQITAIAVNA; this is encoded by the coding sequence ATGTTATCTTTAAACCCACAATTAAATTCTATTTTTGATACGTTTTTTAACGAAGCAGTTGAAGGTGGTACTTTACCAGAAAGAGAAAAAGTGGTTGCTATATTAACGTCAGCAACTTTGCTTAATGATCAGGGGGCTTTAAAGAATGCTGTACTGATGGCTAAGCAGCTTGGATTTAATAGTGAAGAAATTGGACAAATCACAGCTATTGCTGTTAATGCTTAA
- a CDS encoding ArsR/SmtB family transcription factor, giving the protein MELKETANVLKLLGDKTRLAMVSMLAEQECCVCEFVEIFKMSQPSISQHLRKMRDLGIVKEQRKGQWVVYSLSTTSEYYEIVKTLLKHVPSQREKFQWLEEKGLRIICN; this is encoded by the coding sequence TTGGAATTAAAAGAAACAGCAAATGTATTAAAGCTTTTAGGTGATAAAACAAGATTAGCTATGGTAAGTATGTTGGCTGAGCAGGAATGTTGTGTATGTGAATTTGTTGAAATTTTCAAAATGTCACAGCCTTCTATAAGCCAGCATTTAAGGAAAATGAGGGATCTAGGAATTGTAAAAGAACAAAGAAAAGGTCAGTGGGTGGTCTATTCTTTAAGCACAACAAGTGAATACTACGAAATAGTAAAAACGTTATTAAAACATGTACCAAGCCAGAGAGAAAAGTTTCAATGGCTAGAGGAAAAGGGTTTAAGAATTATATGTAATTAG